The following coding sequences lie in one Halorussus halophilus genomic window:
- a CDS encoding WD40/YVTN/BNR-like repeat-containing protein translates to MLVAGSDDGVYQLRGVLESGKTTAEKVLDAGRVMRVRQFDAVDGLFVTSETGLYHSHHGDEWTNLAVPEEHVYAVAVDPTGERVYAGTRPAHLYVSDTVQPVGGAVGDDAEWRELESFQALPSRDEWRLPRHENLAQVRSLCTHPDAPDRVVAGVEVGGVHLSDDGGERWEERRQDVHDDIHHLHLAGPDEFVAATGFGLYRSTDAGQSWTRLDDGDDHRYFREAFTHDGVIYAGGAHGSSSTWNEESGYALFEYRDGCLQAVEYPVPDEVPLGWCTVDERVVTATHRGTLLRRSATGWERVGTVPTPGEVGGRYLPLSWFET, encoded by the coding sequence ATGCTCGTAGCCGGAAGCGACGACGGCGTCTACCAACTTCGCGGCGTACTGGAATCTGGAAAGACCACCGCAGAGAAAGTCCTCGATGCAGGCCGCGTCATGCGCGTCCGTCAATTTGACGCAGTAGACGGCCTATTCGTTACCTCCGAAACCGGACTCTACCACTCCCACCATGGCGACGAATGGACGAATCTCGCGGTTCCCGAGGAGCACGTGTACGCTGTCGCGGTAGACCCAACTGGAGAGCGAGTGTACGCAGGGACCCGGCCCGCTCACCTCTACGTCTCCGACACAGTCCAACCAGTCGGTGGTGCAGTTGGTGACGATGCTGAGTGGCGGGAACTCGAAAGCTTTCAGGCGTTGCCTTCGCGGGACGAGTGGCGATTGCCGCGCCACGAGAACCTCGCACAAGTTCGGAGCCTCTGTACGCACCCCGACGCACCCGACCGTGTCGTCGCTGGCGTCGAAGTCGGTGGCGTTCATCTCAGCGACGACGGTGGCGAGCGTTGGGAAGAGCGCAGACAGGACGTTCACGACGACATCCACCATCTCCATCTCGCTGGTCCGGACGAGTTCGTCGCCGCCACTGGCTTCGGTCTGTATCGGTCCACGGACGCTGGCCAGTCGTGGACGCGCCTCGACGATGGCGACGACCACCGCTACTTCCGCGAAGCCTTCACTCACGACGGCGTCATCTACGCTGGCGGCGCACACGGCTCCTCCTCCACGTGGAACGAGGAGTCGGGGTATGCACTCTTCGAGTATCGAGACGGTTGCTTGCAGGCAGTCGAGTACCCCGTCCCCGACGAAGTTCCGCTCGGTTGGTGTACGGTAGATGAGAGGGTGGTGACCGCAACTCACCGAGGGACGTTGTTACGGAGGAGCGCAACTGGTTGGGAGCGAGTCGGGACAGTCCCGACGCCCGGAGAAGTTGGCGGTCGGTATCTTCCTCTCAGTTGGTTCGAGACGTAA
- a CDS encoding universal stress protein, which translates to MYDNVLLPTDGTPAMEAVIEHARNVTNQQDGCVHVLYVIDDRAFLTLDDERIPDVADSLREEGVSAVGTATEALANEDFDVTTEIREGDPADEILAAADEHDADLVVMGTHGADPTRNLLGSVSRKVVTLSSTPVLTIDVAEREASESSVRVAAGAETRN; encoded by the coding sequence ATGTACGACAACGTGTTGCTCCCCACAGACGGAACCCCCGCGATGGAGGCGGTAATCGAACACGCCCGTAACGTCACCAATCAGCAGGACGGCTGCGTTCACGTCCTCTACGTCATCGACGACCGTGCGTTCCTCACACTCGACGACGAACGAATTCCGGACGTGGCGGACTCTCTTCGAGAAGAAGGTGTGAGTGCGGTCGGTACTGCGACCGAAGCACTGGCGAACGAGGACTTCGACGTGACCACCGAGATTCGAGAGGGCGACCCTGCAGACGAAATCCTCGCCGCTGCCGACGAACACGACGCCGACCTCGTCGTGATGGGCACCCACGGCGCGGACCCGACGCGGAACTTGCTCGGCAGCGTGTCTCGTAAAGTCGTCACGCTCTCTTCGACGCCAGTACTGACTATCGACGTTGCCGAACGAGAAGCGTCCGAGTCGTCGGTCCGCGTAGCGGCTGGGGCCGAAACGAGGAACTAA
- a CDS encoding DUF7560 family zinc ribbon protein encodes MSTTDNYTFACPACAESISVNASMRAALLDQGCVICGTRVSRDAFTSE; translated from the coding sequence ATGAGCACCACTGACAACTACACCTTCGCCTGTCCCGCGTGCGCGGAATCCATCTCCGTGAACGCTTCGATGCGGGCGGCGTTGCTCGACCAAGGTTGCGTCATCTGTGGGACGAGAGTGTCTCGAGACGCGTTCACGTCCGAGTGA
- a CDS encoding DUF7560 family zinc ribbon protein has translation MTKYEFTCPECGQQIEINDPMREATLSNGCPVCGAAVAAEHFVTS, from the coding sequence ATGACGAAATACGAATTCACGTGTCCCGAGTGTGGCCAGCAAATCGAGATAAACGACCCGATGCGCGAGGCTACACTGTCGAACGGGTGCCCTGTCTGTGGGGCCGCTGTCGCGGCCGAACACTTCGTAACGAGTTAG
- a CDS encoding pyridoxamine 5'-phosphate oxidase family protein, with protein sequence MPLAEKTEMTETMTNDFLGQHETGVLSLAESDEPYAIPISYGFDSSEQTFFMRLVSTPESEKRQYLASSPRARLVVYEESDSGATYESVVAVGSLEEIQPEELTVDHIEQYGDAKRPLFEIWGNSKQDLNIRLYKLDPEKLSGRRTEIDRDET encoded by the coding sequence ATGCCACTTGCCGAGAAAACTGAGATGACGGAGACGATGACCAACGACTTTCTCGGTCAGCACGAGACCGGCGTCCTGTCGCTCGCGGAGTCGGACGAACCGTACGCGATTCCGATTTCGTACGGGTTCGACTCCTCGGAGCAGACGTTCTTCATGCGACTGGTGTCCACGCCCGAGAGCGAGAAACGACAGTACCTTGCCTCCTCGCCGCGCGCTCGACTCGTCGTGTACGAGGAGTCCGACTCGGGAGCGACGTACGAGAGCGTCGTCGCCGTCGGGTCTCTCGAAGAGATTCAGCCCGAGGAGTTGACGGTGGACCACATCGAGCAGTACGGCGACGCGAAGCGACCGCTGTTCGAAATCTGGGGCAACTCGAAACAGGACCTCAACATCAGACTCTACAAACTGGACCCAGAGAAGTTGAGTGGCCGCCGGACAGAGATAGACCGAGACGAAACGTAG
- a CDS encoding helix-turn-helix domain-containing protein, which translates to MASGIRATVKFSSPDGCPIAKFSESVDTVIDQTSTSVASPGAEKTVTEFLAADADTDDDSEPIFSYGSESLYRTVHDGDEGCPCECLGQFGCPVHRYVADDGDLTLVFHAESFDQLQEVTAEFRDRFSDIDVQRLLQPPLEGLPEDRVFVNRGKLTDRQLEVVQTAYERGYFERPKRANATEIASDLGISQSTFTEHLVTAQRKLLGDVLDDTA; encoded by the coding sequence ATGGCATCCGGGATACGAGCGACGGTGAAGTTTAGTTCCCCCGACGGATGTCCGATCGCGAAGTTCTCGGAGTCGGTAGACACGGTCATCGACCAGACTTCGACAAGCGTCGCATCGCCCGGAGCGGAGAAAACAGTCACCGAGTTCTTGGCGGCGGATGCAGACACCGACGACGACAGCGAGCCCATCTTCTCCTACGGCTCCGAGAGTCTGTACCGAACTGTACACGACGGCGACGAAGGCTGTCCGTGCGAGTGTCTCGGGCAGTTCGGCTGTCCGGTTCACCGGTACGTCGCGGACGACGGCGACCTGACGCTCGTCTTTCACGCCGAGAGCTTCGACCAGTTGCAGGAGGTGACCGCCGAGTTCCGGGACCGATTCTCGGACATCGACGTGCAACGGCTCCTCCAACCGCCGCTCGAAGGCCTGCCGGAGGACCGTGTGTTCGTCAATCGAGGAAAACTCACCGACAGACAACTCGAAGTAGTGCAGACCGCGTACGAGCGTGGCTACTTCGAGCGACCGAAACGAGCGAACGCCACGGAGATAGCGTCGGACCTCGGCATCTCCCAATCGACGTTCACCGAGCATCTGGTAACGGCACAGCGCAAGCTACTGGGAGACGTACTCGACGATACCGCCTAG